Proteins encoded within one genomic window of Triticum aestivum cultivar Chinese Spring chromosome 2D, IWGSC CS RefSeq v2.1, whole genome shotgun sequence:
- the LOC123052447 gene encoding G-type lectin S-receptor-like serine/threonine-protein kinase B120 isoform X2, whose amino-acid sequence MAASRLLFSLCSALAVAVAVAAAAATDTLKQGDSLTAPATLVSSPSGVFELGFHAPDPARPARLYLCVWYRDTQPRTVAWVANRANAAAAAAPSLTLTAGGELRVLDGAAKDGAPMLWSSNTTTRAAPRGGYQAVIQDSGSLQVRDVDGTVIWDSFWHPSDTMLSGMRISVNAEVRAQVRGPPERMLFTSWASETDPSPGRFALGLDPANPSQAFIWRDGNVPFWRSGQWTGLNFVGIPYRPLYVYGYKQGNDPILGMYFTYTATNTSLQRFVVAPDGRDVCYMVKKSTQEWETVWVQPSNECERYGACGSNAICTVVQDTKAKCTCLKGFKPKLADEWNAGNRSQGCVRNPPLDCQVNKTGDGFLSIPNVKWPDFSYWVSGVTDEYGCMNTCQQNCSCGAYVYMTQLTGCLHWGSELMDVYQFQAGGYALNLKLPASELGSHIAVWKIATIASAVVLFVLLACLFLWWKRGRNIKDAVHRSWRRSRRSSTRSQQSAGMLDISNSIPFDDETEDGKSHELKVLSLDRIKAATGSFSESNKLGEGGFGPVYMGTLPGGEEVAVKRLCKNSGQGHEEFKNEVILIAKLQHRNLVRLLACCIQGEEKILVYEYMPNKSLDAFIFNPEKRGLLDWRTRFDIIEGIARGLLYLHRDSRLRIVHRDLKASNILLDTDMNPKISDFGMARIFGGDENQFNTNRVVGTFGYMSPEYAMEGIFSVKSDVYSFGVLILEIITGKRAVSFHGQQESLNIAGYAWQQWNEDKGEEMIDPLIKPSCSIRQVLRCIHIALLCVQDHAQERPDVPAVILMLSSDSSSLPMPRAPTLMLRGRALESSKSSENERSHSIGTVSMTQLHGR is encoded by the exons ATGGCGGCTTCTCGTCTCCTCTTCTCGCTCTGCAGCGCgctggccgtggccgtggccgtggcggcggcggcggccacggaCACGCTGAAGCAGGGGGACTCGCTGACGGCGCCGGCGACGCTGGTGTCCTCGCCGTCGGGGGTGTTCGAGTTGGGCTTCCACGCGCCGGACCCCGCGCGCCCGGCCCGCCTCTACCTCTGCGTCTGGTACCGCGACACCCAGCCCAGGACCGTCGCCTGGGTGGCCAACCGCGCCAACGCGGCCGCGGCGGCCGCGCCGTCGCTCACGCTCacggccggcggcgagctccgcgtgcTCGACGGCGCCGCCAAGGACGGCGCGCCCATGCTCTGGTCCTCCAACACCACCACGCGGGCCGCGCCGCGGGGCGGCTACCAGGCCGTCATCCAGGACTCCGGCTCCCTCCAGGTGCGCGACGTCGACGGCACCGTCATCTGGGACAGCTTCTGGCACCCGTCAGACACCATGCTCTCCGGGATGCGCATCAGCGTCAACGCCGAGGTCAGGGCGCAGGTCAGGGGCCCGCCGGAGCGGATGCTCTTCACGTCCTGGGCCAGCGAGACGGACCCCTCGCCGGGCCGGTTCGCGCTGGGGCTCGACCCGGCGAACCCCAGCCAAGCCTTCATCTGGAGAGATGGCAATGTTCCATTCTGGAG GTCAGGCCAATGGACTGGGCTAAATTTTGTAGGAATTCCATATAGGCCACTGTACGTGTATGGGTACAAACAAGGAAATGATCCAATCCTGGGAATGTACTTCACTTACACTGCAACAAATACATCTCTGCAGAGGTTTGTTGTTGCGCCAGATGGCAGAGATGTCTGCTACATGGTTAAGAAGTCTACACAGGAGTGGGAAACTGTGTGGGTGCAACCGTCAAATGAGTGCGAGCGTTATGGTGCATGTGGTTCAAATGCGATATGTACGGTGGTGCAAGATACGAAGGCAAAATGTACCTGCCTGAAAG GTTTTAAGCCAAAGTTAGCAGATGAGTGGAATGCAGGAAATCGGAGCCAGGGTTGTGTTAGAAACCCACCTTTGGACTGTCAGGTGAACAAAACTGGAGATGGATTTCTCTCTATCCCGAATGTCAAGTGGCCAGATTTTTCATACTGGGTATCTGGTGTGACCGATGAGTATGGGTGCATGAATACCTGCCAGCAAAACTGCTCATGTGGTGCCTATGTCTACATGACTCAATTGACGGGGTGTCTACATTGGGGTAGTGAACTGATGGATGTTTACCAGTTTCAGGCTGGGGGTTATGCCCTAAACCTCAAGCTTCCTGCTTCTGAGTTAG GTTCACATATCGCAGTTTGGAAAATAGCCACAATAGCGTCTGCCGTGGTGCTATTTGTTTTGTTAGCTTGTCTCTTTTTATGGTGGAAGCGTGGCAGAAATATCAAAG ATGCAGTGCACAGAAGTTGGAGGAGGTCAAGACGTTCATCTACCAGATCTCAGCAAAGTGCTGGCATGCTGGATATCTCAAATTCGATTCCTTTCGACGATGAAACGGAGGACGGAAAAAGTCATGAACTCAAAGTACTCTCCCTGGACCGCATTAAAGCTGCTACTGGTAGTTTCAGTGAATCCAACAAGCTTGGGGAAGGTGGATTTGGCCCGGTTTATATG GGAACATTACCTGGTGGAGAAGAAGTAGCTGTGAAGAGGCTTTGTAAGAACTCAGGTCAAGGCCATGAGGAGTTCAAGAATGAGGTCATACTGATTGCAAAGTTGCAGCACCGGAATCTTGTCAGACTATTAGCTTGCTGTATACAGGGAGAAGAGAAGATCTTGGTTTATGAGTACATGCCTAACAAGAGCCTCGACGCATTTATCTTTA ATCCTGAAAAGCGAGGTCTCCTAGACTGGAGGACAAGGTTTGATATCATCGAAGGTATTGCTCGAGGACTGCTATATCTCCACCGGGACTCAAGGCTACGTATTGTTCATCGTGATCTCAAGGCCAGCAACATTCTCCTAGACACAGACATGAACCCCAAAATATCAGATTTCGGAATGGCAAGGATTTTTGGAGGGGATGAAAACCAGTTCAACACGAACCGTGTTGTTGGGACATT CGGCTACATGTCTCCTGAGTATGCCATGGAAGGCATTTTCTCCGTCAAGTCCGATGTCTATAGCTTTGGAGTTCTGATCTTGGAGATCATCACAGGGAAGAGGGCTGTCAGCTTTCATGGCCAGCAGGAGTCCCTAAACATCGCGGGATAT GCATGGCAACAATGGAACGAAGACAAGGGCGAGGAAATGATCGATCCGTTGATAAAACCGTCGTGCTCGATTCGACAGGTCCTGAGGTGCATCCACATTGCATTGCTATGCGTGCAAGATCATGCCCAAGAGCGTCCGGACGTGCCGGCGGTCATCCTGATGTTGAGCAGCGACAGCTCCAGCCTTCCCATGCCGAGGGCGCCCACCCTGATGCTCCGTGGCCGTGCTCTTGAGTCGAGCAAATCAAGCGAGAACGAGAGGAGCCACTCCATTGGCACCGTATCAATGACACAGTTGCATGGAAGATAG
- the LOC123052447 gene encoding G-type lectin S-receptor-like serine/threonine-protein kinase B120 isoform X4, which translates to MAASRLLFSLCSALAVAVAVAAAAATDTLKQGDSLTAPATLVSSPSGVFELGFHAPDPARPARLYLCVWYRDTQPRTVAWVANRANAAAAAAPSLTLTAGGELRVLDGAAKDGAPMLWSSNTTTRAAPRGGYQAVIQDSGSLQVRDVDGTVIWDSFWHPSDTMLSGMRISVNAEVRAQVRGPPERMLFTSWASETDPSPGRFALGLDPANPSQAFIWRDGNVPFWRSGQWTGLNFVGIPYRPLYVYGYKQGNDPILGMYFTYTATNTSLQRFVVAPDGRDVCYMVKKSTQEWETVWVQPSNECERYGACGSNAICTVVQDTKAKCTCLKGFKPKLADEWNAGNRSQGCVRNPPLDCQVNKTGDGFLSIPNVKWPDFSYWVSGVTDEYGCMNTCQQNCSCGAYVYMTQLTGCLHWGSELMDVYQFQAGGYALNLKLPASELGSHIAVWKIATIASAVVLFVLLACLFLWWKRGRNIKVHRSWRRSRRSSTRSQQSAGMLDISNSIPFDDETEDGKSHELKVLSLDRIKAATGSFSESNKLGEGGFGPVYMGTLPGGEEVAVKRLCKNSGQGHEEFKNEVILIAKLQHRNLVRLLACCIQGEEKILVYEYMPNKSLDAFIFNPEKRGLLDWRTRFDIIEGIARGLLYLHRDSRLRIVHRDLKASNILLDTDMNPKISDFGMARIFGGDENQFNTNRVVGTFGYMSPEYAMEGIFSVKSDVYSFGVLILEIITGKRAVSFHGQQESLNIAGYAWQQWNEDKGEEMIDPLIKPSCSIRQVLRCIHIALLCVQDHAQERPDVPAVILMLSSDSSSLPMPRAPTLMLRGRALESSKSSENERSHSIGTVSMTQLHGR; encoded by the exons ATGGCGGCTTCTCGTCTCCTCTTCTCGCTCTGCAGCGCgctggccgtggccgtggccgtggcggcggcggcggccacggaCACGCTGAAGCAGGGGGACTCGCTGACGGCGCCGGCGACGCTGGTGTCCTCGCCGTCGGGGGTGTTCGAGTTGGGCTTCCACGCGCCGGACCCCGCGCGCCCGGCCCGCCTCTACCTCTGCGTCTGGTACCGCGACACCCAGCCCAGGACCGTCGCCTGGGTGGCCAACCGCGCCAACGCGGCCGCGGCGGCCGCGCCGTCGCTCACGCTCacggccggcggcgagctccgcgtgcTCGACGGCGCCGCCAAGGACGGCGCGCCCATGCTCTGGTCCTCCAACACCACCACGCGGGCCGCGCCGCGGGGCGGCTACCAGGCCGTCATCCAGGACTCCGGCTCCCTCCAGGTGCGCGACGTCGACGGCACCGTCATCTGGGACAGCTTCTGGCACCCGTCAGACACCATGCTCTCCGGGATGCGCATCAGCGTCAACGCCGAGGTCAGGGCGCAGGTCAGGGGCCCGCCGGAGCGGATGCTCTTCACGTCCTGGGCCAGCGAGACGGACCCCTCGCCGGGCCGGTTCGCGCTGGGGCTCGACCCGGCGAACCCCAGCCAAGCCTTCATCTGGAGAGATGGCAATGTTCCATTCTGGAG GTCAGGCCAATGGACTGGGCTAAATTTTGTAGGAATTCCATATAGGCCACTGTACGTGTATGGGTACAAACAAGGAAATGATCCAATCCTGGGAATGTACTTCACTTACACTGCAACAAATACATCTCTGCAGAGGTTTGTTGTTGCGCCAGATGGCAGAGATGTCTGCTACATGGTTAAGAAGTCTACACAGGAGTGGGAAACTGTGTGGGTGCAACCGTCAAATGAGTGCGAGCGTTATGGTGCATGTGGTTCAAATGCGATATGTACGGTGGTGCAAGATACGAAGGCAAAATGTACCTGCCTGAAAG GTTTTAAGCCAAAGTTAGCAGATGAGTGGAATGCAGGAAATCGGAGCCAGGGTTGTGTTAGAAACCCACCTTTGGACTGTCAGGTGAACAAAACTGGAGATGGATTTCTCTCTATCCCGAATGTCAAGTGGCCAGATTTTTCATACTGGGTATCTGGTGTGACCGATGAGTATGGGTGCATGAATACCTGCCAGCAAAACTGCTCATGTGGTGCCTATGTCTACATGACTCAATTGACGGGGTGTCTACATTGGGGTAGTGAACTGATGGATGTTTACCAGTTTCAGGCTGGGGGTTATGCCCTAAACCTCAAGCTTCCTGCTTCTGAGTTAG GTTCACATATCGCAGTTTGGAAAATAGCCACAATAGCGTCTGCCGTGGTGCTATTTGTTTTGTTAGCTTGTCTCTTTTTATGGTGGAAGCGTGGCAGAAATATCAAAG TGCACAGAAGTTGGAGGAGGTCAAGACGTTCATCTACCAGATCTCAGCAAAGTGCTGGCATGCTGGATATCTCAAATTCGATTCCTTTCGACGATGAAACGGAGGACGGAAAAAGTCATGAACTCAAAGTACTCTCCCTGGACCGCATTAAAGCTGCTACTGGTAGTTTCAGTGAATCCAACAAGCTTGGGGAAGGTGGATTTGGCCCGGTTTATATG GGAACATTACCTGGTGGAGAAGAAGTAGCTGTGAAGAGGCTTTGTAAGAACTCAGGTCAAGGCCATGAGGAGTTCAAGAATGAGGTCATACTGATTGCAAAGTTGCAGCACCGGAATCTTGTCAGACTATTAGCTTGCTGTATACAGGGAGAAGAGAAGATCTTGGTTTATGAGTACATGCCTAACAAGAGCCTCGACGCATTTATCTTTA ATCCTGAAAAGCGAGGTCTCCTAGACTGGAGGACAAGGTTTGATATCATCGAAGGTATTGCTCGAGGACTGCTATATCTCCACCGGGACTCAAGGCTACGTATTGTTCATCGTGATCTCAAGGCCAGCAACATTCTCCTAGACACAGACATGAACCCCAAAATATCAGATTTCGGAATGGCAAGGATTTTTGGAGGGGATGAAAACCAGTTCAACACGAACCGTGTTGTTGGGACATT CGGCTACATGTCTCCTGAGTATGCCATGGAAGGCATTTTCTCCGTCAAGTCCGATGTCTATAGCTTTGGAGTTCTGATCTTGGAGATCATCACAGGGAAGAGGGCTGTCAGCTTTCATGGCCAGCAGGAGTCCCTAAACATCGCGGGATAT GCATGGCAACAATGGAACGAAGACAAGGGCGAGGAAATGATCGATCCGTTGATAAAACCGTCGTGCTCGATTCGACAGGTCCTGAGGTGCATCCACATTGCATTGCTATGCGTGCAAGATCATGCCCAAGAGCGTCCGGACGTGCCGGCGGTCATCCTGATGTTGAGCAGCGACAGCTCCAGCCTTCCCATGCCGAGGGCGCCCACCCTGATGCTCCGTGGCCGTGCTCTTGAGTCGAGCAAATCAAGCGAGAACGAGAGGAGCCACTCCATTGGCACCGTATCAATGACACAGTTGCATGGAAGATAG
- the LOC123052447 gene encoding G-type lectin S-receptor-like serine/threonine-protein kinase B120 isoform X3, with the protein MAASRLLFSLCSALAVAVAVAAAAATDTLKQGDSLTAPATLVSSPSGVFELGFHAPDPARPARLYLCVWYRDTQPRTVAWVANRANAAAAAAPSLTLTAGGELRVLDGAAKDGAPMLWSSNTTTRAAPRGGYQAVIQDSGSLQVRDVDGTVIWDSFWHPSDTMLSGMRISVNAEVRAQVRGPPERMLFTSWASETDPSPGRFALGLDPANPSQAFIWRDGNVPFWRSGQWTGLNFVGIPYRPLYVYGYKQGNDPILGMYFTYTATNTSLQRFVVAPDGRDVCYMVKKSTQEWETVWVQPSNECERYGACGSNAICTVVQDTKAKCTCLKGFKPKLADEWNAGNRSQGCVRNPPLDCQVNKTGDGFLSIPNVKWPDFSYWVSGVTDEYGCMNTCQQNCSCGAYVYMTQLTGCLHWGSELMDVYQFQAGGYALNLKLPASELAGSHIAVWKIATIASAVVLFVLLACLFLWWKRGRNIKVHRSWRRSRRSSTRSQQSAGMLDISNSIPFDDETEDGKSHELKVLSLDRIKAATGSFSESNKLGEGGFGPVYMGTLPGGEEVAVKRLCKNSGQGHEEFKNEVILIAKLQHRNLVRLLACCIQGEEKILVYEYMPNKSLDAFIFNPEKRGLLDWRTRFDIIEGIARGLLYLHRDSRLRIVHRDLKASNILLDTDMNPKISDFGMARIFGGDENQFNTNRVVGTFGYMSPEYAMEGIFSVKSDVYSFGVLILEIITGKRAVSFHGQQESLNIAGYAWQQWNEDKGEEMIDPLIKPSCSIRQVLRCIHIALLCVQDHAQERPDVPAVILMLSSDSSSLPMPRAPTLMLRGRALESSKSSENERSHSIGTVSMTQLHGR; encoded by the exons ATGGCGGCTTCTCGTCTCCTCTTCTCGCTCTGCAGCGCgctggccgtggccgtggccgtggcggcggcggcggccacggaCACGCTGAAGCAGGGGGACTCGCTGACGGCGCCGGCGACGCTGGTGTCCTCGCCGTCGGGGGTGTTCGAGTTGGGCTTCCACGCGCCGGACCCCGCGCGCCCGGCCCGCCTCTACCTCTGCGTCTGGTACCGCGACACCCAGCCCAGGACCGTCGCCTGGGTGGCCAACCGCGCCAACGCGGCCGCGGCGGCCGCGCCGTCGCTCACGCTCacggccggcggcgagctccgcgtgcTCGACGGCGCCGCCAAGGACGGCGCGCCCATGCTCTGGTCCTCCAACACCACCACGCGGGCCGCGCCGCGGGGCGGCTACCAGGCCGTCATCCAGGACTCCGGCTCCCTCCAGGTGCGCGACGTCGACGGCACCGTCATCTGGGACAGCTTCTGGCACCCGTCAGACACCATGCTCTCCGGGATGCGCATCAGCGTCAACGCCGAGGTCAGGGCGCAGGTCAGGGGCCCGCCGGAGCGGATGCTCTTCACGTCCTGGGCCAGCGAGACGGACCCCTCGCCGGGCCGGTTCGCGCTGGGGCTCGACCCGGCGAACCCCAGCCAAGCCTTCATCTGGAGAGATGGCAATGTTCCATTCTGGAG GTCAGGCCAATGGACTGGGCTAAATTTTGTAGGAATTCCATATAGGCCACTGTACGTGTATGGGTACAAACAAGGAAATGATCCAATCCTGGGAATGTACTTCACTTACACTGCAACAAATACATCTCTGCAGAGGTTTGTTGTTGCGCCAGATGGCAGAGATGTCTGCTACATGGTTAAGAAGTCTACACAGGAGTGGGAAACTGTGTGGGTGCAACCGTCAAATGAGTGCGAGCGTTATGGTGCATGTGGTTCAAATGCGATATGTACGGTGGTGCAAGATACGAAGGCAAAATGTACCTGCCTGAAAG GTTTTAAGCCAAAGTTAGCAGATGAGTGGAATGCAGGAAATCGGAGCCAGGGTTGTGTTAGAAACCCACCTTTGGACTGTCAGGTGAACAAAACTGGAGATGGATTTCTCTCTATCCCGAATGTCAAGTGGCCAGATTTTTCATACTGGGTATCTGGTGTGACCGATGAGTATGGGTGCATGAATACCTGCCAGCAAAACTGCTCATGTGGTGCCTATGTCTACATGACTCAATTGACGGGGTGTCTACATTGGGGTAGTGAACTGATGGATGTTTACCAGTTTCAGGCTGGGGGTTATGCCCTAAACCTCAAGCTTCCTGCTTCTGAGTTAG CAGGTTCACATATCGCAGTTTGGAAAATAGCCACAATAGCGTCTGCCGTGGTGCTATTTGTTTTGTTAGCTTGTCTCTTTTTATGGTGGAAGCGTGGCAGAAATATCAAAG TGCACAGAAGTTGGAGGAGGTCAAGACGTTCATCTACCAGATCTCAGCAAAGTGCTGGCATGCTGGATATCTCAAATTCGATTCCTTTCGACGATGAAACGGAGGACGGAAAAAGTCATGAACTCAAAGTACTCTCCCTGGACCGCATTAAAGCTGCTACTGGTAGTTTCAGTGAATCCAACAAGCTTGGGGAAGGTGGATTTGGCCCGGTTTATATG GGAACATTACCTGGTGGAGAAGAAGTAGCTGTGAAGAGGCTTTGTAAGAACTCAGGTCAAGGCCATGAGGAGTTCAAGAATGAGGTCATACTGATTGCAAAGTTGCAGCACCGGAATCTTGTCAGACTATTAGCTTGCTGTATACAGGGAGAAGAGAAGATCTTGGTTTATGAGTACATGCCTAACAAGAGCCTCGACGCATTTATCTTTA ATCCTGAAAAGCGAGGTCTCCTAGACTGGAGGACAAGGTTTGATATCATCGAAGGTATTGCTCGAGGACTGCTATATCTCCACCGGGACTCAAGGCTACGTATTGTTCATCGTGATCTCAAGGCCAGCAACATTCTCCTAGACACAGACATGAACCCCAAAATATCAGATTTCGGAATGGCAAGGATTTTTGGAGGGGATGAAAACCAGTTCAACACGAACCGTGTTGTTGGGACATT CGGCTACATGTCTCCTGAGTATGCCATGGAAGGCATTTTCTCCGTCAAGTCCGATGTCTATAGCTTTGGAGTTCTGATCTTGGAGATCATCACAGGGAAGAGGGCTGTCAGCTTTCATGGCCAGCAGGAGTCCCTAAACATCGCGGGATAT GCATGGCAACAATGGAACGAAGACAAGGGCGAGGAAATGATCGATCCGTTGATAAAACCGTCGTGCTCGATTCGACAGGTCCTGAGGTGCATCCACATTGCATTGCTATGCGTGCAAGATCATGCCCAAGAGCGTCCGGACGTGCCGGCGGTCATCCTGATGTTGAGCAGCGACAGCTCCAGCCTTCCCATGCCGAGGGCGCCCACCCTGATGCTCCGTGGCCGTGCTCTTGAGTCGAGCAAATCAAGCGAGAACGAGAGGAGCCACTCCATTGGCACCGTATCAATGACACAGTTGCATGGAAGATAG
- the LOC123052447 gene encoding G-type lectin S-receptor-like serine/threonine-protein kinase B120 isoform X5, whose amino-acid sequence MAASRLLFSLCSALAVAVAVAAAAATDTLKQGDSLTAPATLVSSPSGVFELGFHAPDPARPARLYLCVWYRDTQPRTVAWVANRANAAAAAAPSLTLTAGGELRVLDGAAKDGAPMLWSSNTTTRAAPRGGYQAVIQDSGSLQVRDVDGTVIWDSFWHPSDTMLSGMRISVNAEVRAQVRGPPERMLFTSWASETDPSPGRFALGLDPANPSQAFIWRDGNVPFWRSGQWTGLNFVGIPYRPLYVYGYKQGNDPILGMYFTYTATNTSLQRFVVAPDGRDVCYMVKKSTQEWETVWVQPSNECERYGACGSNAICTVVQDTKAKCTCLKDEWNAGNRSQGCVRNPPLDCQVNKTGDGFLSIPNVKWPDFSYWVSGVTDEYGCMNTCQQNCSCGAYVYMTQLTGCLHWGSELMDVYQFQAGGYALNLKLPASELAGSHIAVWKIATIASAVVLFVLLACLFLWWKRGRNIKDAVHRSWRRSRRSSTRSQQSAGMLDISNSIPFDDETEDGKSHELKVLSLDRIKAATGSFSESNKLGEGGFGPVYMGTLPGGEEVAVKRLCKNSGQGHEEFKNEVILIAKLQHRNLVRLLACCIQGEEKILVYEYMPNKSLDAFIFNPEKRGLLDWRTRFDIIEGIARGLLYLHRDSRLRIVHRDLKASNILLDTDMNPKISDFGMARIFGGDENQFNTNRVVGTFGYMSPEYAMEGIFSVKSDVYSFGVLILEIITGKRAVSFHGQQESLNIAGYAWQQWNEDKGEEMIDPLIKPSCSIRQVLRCIHIALLCVQDHAQERPDVPAVILMLSSDSSSLPMPRAPTLMLRGRALESSKSSENERSHSIGTVSMTQLHGR is encoded by the exons ATGGCGGCTTCTCGTCTCCTCTTCTCGCTCTGCAGCGCgctggccgtggccgtggccgtggcggcggcggcggccacggaCACGCTGAAGCAGGGGGACTCGCTGACGGCGCCGGCGACGCTGGTGTCCTCGCCGTCGGGGGTGTTCGAGTTGGGCTTCCACGCGCCGGACCCCGCGCGCCCGGCCCGCCTCTACCTCTGCGTCTGGTACCGCGACACCCAGCCCAGGACCGTCGCCTGGGTGGCCAACCGCGCCAACGCGGCCGCGGCGGCCGCGCCGTCGCTCACGCTCacggccggcggcgagctccgcgtgcTCGACGGCGCCGCCAAGGACGGCGCGCCCATGCTCTGGTCCTCCAACACCACCACGCGGGCCGCGCCGCGGGGCGGCTACCAGGCCGTCATCCAGGACTCCGGCTCCCTCCAGGTGCGCGACGTCGACGGCACCGTCATCTGGGACAGCTTCTGGCACCCGTCAGACACCATGCTCTCCGGGATGCGCATCAGCGTCAACGCCGAGGTCAGGGCGCAGGTCAGGGGCCCGCCGGAGCGGATGCTCTTCACGTCCTGGGCCAGCGAGACGGACCCCTCGCCGGGCCGGTTCGCGCTGGGGCTCGACCCGGCGAACCCCAGCCAAGCCTTCATCTGGAGAGATGGCAATGTTCCATTCTGGAG GTCAGGCCAATGGACTGGGCTAAATTTTGTAGGAATTCCATATAGGCCACTGTACGTGTATGGGTACAAACAAGGAAATGATCCAATCCTGGGAATGTACTTCACTTACACTGCAACAAATACATCTCTGCAGAGGTTTGTTGTTGCGCCAGATGGCAGAGATGTCTGCTACATGGTTAAGAAGTCTACACAGGAGTGGGAAACTGTGTGGGTGCAACCGTCAAATGAGTGCGAGCGTTATGGTGCATGTGGTTCAAATGCGATATGTACGGTGGTGCAAGATACGAAGGCAAAATGTACCTGCCTGAAAG ATGAGTGGAATGCAGGAAATCGGAGCCAGGGTTGTGTTAGAAACCCACCTTTGGACTGTCAGGTGAACAAAACTGGAGATGGATTTCTCTCTATCCCGAATGTCAAGTGGCCAGATTTTTCATACTGGGTATCTGGTGTGACCGATGAGTATGGGTGCATGAATACCTGCCAGCAAAACTGCTCATGTGGTGCCTATGTCTACATGACTCAATTGACGGGGTGTCTACATTGGGGTAGTGAACTGATGGATGTTTACCAGTTTCAGGCTGGGGGTTATGCCCTAAACCTCAAGCTTCCTGCTTCTGAGTTAG CAGGTTCACATATCGCAGTTTGGAAAATAGCCACAATAGCGTCTGCCGTGGTGCTATTTGTTTTGTTAGCTTGTCTCTTTTTATGGTGGAAGCGTGGCAGAAATATCAAAG ATGCAGTGCACAGAAGTTGGAGGAGGTCAAGACGTTCATCTACCAGATCTCAGCAAAGTGCTGGCATGCTGGATATCTCAAATTCGATTCCTTTCGACGATGAAACGGAGGACGGAAAAAGTCATGAACTCAAAGTACTCTCCCTGGACCGCATTAAAGCTGCTACTGGTAGTTTCAGTGAATCCAACAAGCTTGGGGAAGGTGGATTTGGCCCGGTTTATATG GGAACATTACCTGGTGGAGAAGAAGTAGCTGTGAAGAGGCTTTGTAAGAACTCAGGTCAAGGCCATGAGGAGTTCAAGAATGAGGTCATACTGATTGCAAAGTTGCAGCACCGGAATCTTGTCAGACTATTAGCTTGCTGTATACAGGGAGAAGAGAAGATCTTGGTTTATGAGTACATGCCTAACAAGAGCCTCGACGCATTTATCTTTA ATCCTGAAAAGCGAGGTCTCCTAGACTGGAGGACAAGGTTTGATATCATCGAAGGTATTGCTCGAGGACTGCTATATCTCCACCGGGACTCAAGGCTACGTATTGTTCATCGTGATCTCAAGGCCAGCAACATTCTCCTAGACACAGACATGAACCCCAAAATATCAGATTTCGGAATGGCAAGGATTTTTGGAGGGGATGAAAACCAGTTCAACACGAACCGTGTTGTTGGGACATT CGGCTACATGTCTCCTGAGTATGCCATGGAAGGCATTTTCTCCGTCAAGTCCGATGTCTATAGCTTTGGAGTTCTGATCTTGGAGATCATCACAGGGAAGAGGGCTGTCAGCTTTCATGGCCAGCAGGAGTCCCTAAACATCGCGGGATAT GCATGGCAACAATGGAACGAAGACAAGGGCGAGGAAATGATCGATCCGTTGATAAAACCGTCGTGCTCGATTCGACAGGTCCTGAGGTGCATCCACATTGCATTGCTATGCGTGCAAGATCATGCCCAAGAGCGTCCGGACGTGCCGGCGGTCATCCTGATGTTGAGCAGCGACAGCTCCAGCCTTCCCATGCCGAGGGCGCCCACCCTGATGCTCCGTGGCCGTGCTCTTGAGTCGAGCAAATCAAGCGAGAACGAGAGGAGCCACTCCATTGGCACCGTATCAATGACACAGTTGCATGGAAGATAG